In Leopardus geoffroyi isolate Oge1 chromosome D1, O.geoffroyi_Oge1_pat1.0, whole genome shotgun sequence, the genomic stretch CAGTGGAAGATTTCAAGCCTGCATGAGAAATTCCTTGTGGCTACTTTTCTCAGAGCTCCCTTCACGTCCTTGTTTCTCAAGCTATAGATGAGGGGATTAAGCATAGGTGTCACCACTCCATAAAACACAGACACcagtttttcctcttctttggaaGACTTTGGAGTCATGTAAGTGACAATTGCTGACCCATAAAAAAGGATGACCACCATGAGGTGGGAGCCACAGGTAGAGAATGCCTTGAGCCTCCCCACAGCTGACTTCATCCTGACCACAGTCACTATGATGTGACTATAGGATACCAGAATTAGGGAAACAGGTATGAGGAGAATCACAACACCCATGAGGAAAATGACCATCTCTGAAGTATGAGTGTCTGTGGATGCCAGGATCAACAGTGCAGGGGCCtcacaaaagaaatgagcaataCTATTGCTGCCTTGGTAGGGTAAACTTAGTGTAAAAGTGGTATCTACCACAGACACCAGAATGCCGCTGGTCCATGATCCTGCAGCCAGCTGGACACACACCCTCCAAGTCATGATGCTAGGGTAATGCAAAGGGTTGCAGATGGCCACGTAC encodes the following:
- the LOC123602566 gene encoding olfactory receptor 2D2 — encoded protein: MRETNQTQVTEFLLLGLSDDPHTQKLLFILFLGVYLITVLANLLLTYLVQVDSRLHTPMYFFLCNLSLADFCFSTNIVPQALAHLLSQKKIISFTRCAAQLLFFLIFGCTQCAFLAVMSYDRYVAICNPLHYPSIMTWRVCVQLAAGSWTSGILVSVVDTTFTLSLPYQGSNSIAHFFCEAPALLILASTDTHTSEMVIFLMGVVILLIPVSLILVSYSHIIVTVVRMKSAVGRLKAFSTCGSHLMVVILFYGSAIVTYMTPKSSKEEEKLVSVFYGVVTPMLNPLIYSLRNKDVKGALRKVATRNFSCRLEIFH